From the Oleiharenicola lentus genome, one window contains:
- the rimO gene encoding 30S ribosomal protein S12 methylthiotransferase RimO gives MIKVSLISLGCAKNLVDSEIMVGHLHQAGMAVIPEAEKADVVIVNTCSFIDSSKEESIGHILEVHQNKGMKKRRKEQKLIVAGCMSQRFSKDLKTELHDEVDAFIGLDQVTKVAPIIEEIYAKDRGSGGAKAAPAVLFEGKSTYIPDYDTPRFRLTPAHFAYIKIAEGCNHPCTFCIIPQIRGRHRSRTVDSVVQEARRLVKEGVKEINLISQDTTFFGMDTWEQRPNPRTPVDSSRGTALTTLLRELNAIEGDFWIRLLYTHPAHWSDELIRTIAECPKVARYIDIPLQHISDNMLGKMQRETSGDYIRDLIKRIRAGIPGIAVRTTFIVGFPGETEADVAELCEFIEQTKFERLGVFRYSQEEGTRGAKMPDQIPPKVKEARWHKLMALQQRIAGEVSKSYVGQKLKVLVEEPGVARGEADAPDIDGRVYVPRDLPVGEFVNVAITGYQDYDLLALPKGQKPKEFKVARQAQ, from the coding sequence ATGATCAAAGTCAGCCTCATCTCCCTCGGTTGCGCCAAGAATCTCGTGGATAGCGAGATCATGGTCGGTCACCTGCATCAGGCGGGCATGGCCGTGATACCCGAGGCCGAGAAAGCCGACGTGGTCATCGTCAACACCTGCTCGTTCATCGACTCGTCCAAGGAGGAGTCGATCGGCCACATCCTCGAAGTTCACCAGAACAAGGGGATGAAAAAGCGCCGCAAGGAGCAGAAGCTGATCGTCGCCGGCTGCATGAGCCAGCGTTTCTCCAAGGACCTCAAGACCGAGCTGCACGACGAGGTGGACGCCTTCATCGGCCTGGACCAGGTCACAAAGGTCGCCCCGATCATCGAGGAAATCTACGCCAAGGACCGCGGCTCCGGCGGCGCCAAGGCCGCCCCCGCCGTGCTCTTCGAGGGCAAGTCCACCTACATCCCGGACTACGACACGCCCCGCTTCCGGCTGACGCCCGCCCATTTCGCCTACATCAAGATCGCCGAGGGCTGCAACCACCCCTGCACGTTCTGCATCATTCCGCAGATCCGCGGCCGGCACCGCAGCCGCACGGTAGACAGTGTCGTGCAGGAGGCCCGCCGCCTCGTGAAGGAAGGCGTGAAAGAGATCAACCTGATCTCCCAGGACACGACCTTCTTCGGCATGGACACCTGGGAGCAGCGCCCGAATCCCCGCACGCCTGTTGATTCCAGCCGCGGCACCGCGCTCACCACCCTGCTCCGTGAGCTCAACGCCATCGAGGGCGACTTCTGGATCCGCCTGCTCTACACGCACCCGGCCCACTGGAGCGACGAACTCATCCGCACCATCGCCGAGTGCCCGAAGGTCGCGCGCTATATCGACATCCCGCTCCAGCACATCTCCGACAACATGCTCGGCAAGATGCAGCGTGAGACCAGCGGCGACTACATCCGCGACCTCATCAAGCGTATCCGCGCCGGCATCCCCGGCATCGCCGTCCGCACGACGTTCATCGTCGGCTTCCCCGGCGAGACCGAGGCCGACGTCGCCGAGCTCTGCGAATTTATCGAACAGACGAAGTTCGAACGTCTCGGCGTCTTCCGCTACTCGCAGGAAGAAGGCACCCGCGGCGCCAAGATGCCCGACCAGATTCCACCCAAGGTCAAGGAAGCCCGCTGGCACAAGCTGATGGCTTTGCAGCAGCGCATCGCCGGTGAAGTCTCCAAGTCTTACGTCGGCCAAAAGCTCAAGGTCCTCGTCGAGGAGCCCGGCGTCGCCCGCGGCGAAGCCGATGCCCCCGACATCGACGGCCGCGTCTATGTGCCGCGCGACCTTCCCGTCGGCGAGTTCGTGAACGTGGCCATCACCGGCTATCAGGACTACGACCTCCTCGCTCTGCCCAAGGGTCAGAAGCCGAAGGAGTTCAAAGTCGCCCGCCAGGCTCAGTAA
- a CDS encoding rhodanese-like domain-containing protein has translation METPLEVDVTTAARLQQEGALLLDVREPIEVATCAIAGSRHIPMRQIPESLPDLPRDRLILVQCHHGGRSLRVTQFLRANGFTQVSNVAGGIDAWAEQIDPTLARY, from the coding sequence ATGGAAACGCCACTCGAAGTTGATGTCACCACCGCCGCCCGGCTCCAGCAGGAAGGCGCCCTGCTGCTCGATGTGCGCGAACCCATCGAGGTCGCCACCTGCGCCATCGCCGGCAGCCGTCACATCCCCATGCGCCAGATTCCCGAGAGCCTGCCTGACCTGCCCCGGGACCGGCTTATCCTGGTCCAATGCCACCATGGCGGCCGCAGCCTGCGGGTCACGCAATTCCTCCGCGCCAACGGCTTCACGCAGGTCAGCAATGTGGCCGGGGGGATCGACGCCTGGGCCGAGCAAATCGACCCCACCCTGGCCCGCTATTGA
- a CDS encoding mannose-1-phosphate guanylyltransferase, with protein sequence MPERFVVIMAGGRGERFWPQSCAATPKHLLPIVGDKTMLAQTVDRVAGVVPRENIFVLTTQAQQAGCRGACPDLPAGNIVAEPMGRDTAAATGLAMLLVKQRSPGAAFAMLPADHVIHDVKEYAALLNVAFESAESADVLVTLGIKPTAPETGFGYIQQAGPWKRVGGRDVMSVKRFVEKPNLETAKRYLSSGEYFWNAGMFVWRVPVVEAAFRAHASELYAGLTKLESAAKSAGGWTAALPEVYPTLPRISVDYALMEKSTNVVVVPATFDWDDVGAWPAIAKHFTPDSAGNVLRGLAMVEGGANNIVVSESGHLTAVVGASDLVVVHTAQATLVCPKDKAQDIKALLKRLGEDAALRKFL encoded by the coding sequence ATGCCTGAACGATTCGTTGTCATCATGGCTGGCGGTCGCGGCGAGCGGTTTTGGCCGCAGAGCTGCGCCGCCACCCCCAAGCACCTGCTCCCGATCGTCGGGGACAAGACCATGCTCGCCCAGACGGTGGACCGCGTGGCCGGCGTTGTGCCGCGTGAGAACATCTTCGTGCTCACCACGCAGGCGCAGCAGGCCGGCTGTCGGGGCGCATGTCCCGACCTGCCAGCCGGCAACATCGTGGCCGAGCCGATGGGGCGCGATACCGCGGCGGCGACCGGTCTGGCCATGTTGCTGGTGAAACAGCGGAGTCCCGGCGCGGCCTTCGCCATGCTTCCGGCCGACCATGTCATCCATGACGTTAAGGAGTATGCCGCCCTCCTGAACGTCGCCTTCGAATCGGCCGAGTCGGCCGATGTGCTGGTGACTCTGGGCATCAAGCCGACGGCGCCCGAGACCGGTTTCGGCTATATTCAGCAAGCCGGTCCCTGGAAGCGGGTGGGCGGACGAGACGTCATGTCCGTGAAGCGTTTCGTCGAAAAACCGAATCTCGAGACCGCCAAGAGATACCTTTCCTCCGGGGAATATTTCTGGAACGCCGGCATGTTTGTCTGGCGCGTGCCCGTTGTTGAGGCTGCCTTTCGCGCGCATGCTTCCGAGCTCTACGCCGGTCTGACCAAGCTTGAGTCCGCGGCGAAATCCGCTGGCGGTTGGACGGCGGCGCTGCCGGAGGTTTACCCGACGCTGCCCCGGATTTCCGTGGATTATGCGCTGATGGAAAAATCCACCAACGTCGTGGTTGTGCCGGCCACCTTCGACTGGGACGACGTCGGCGCCTGGCCGGCGATCGCCAAGCATTTCACGCCGGACTCCGCGGGCAACGTCCTGCGTGGCCTCGCCATGGTCGAGGGCGGCGCCAACAACATCGTCGTGAGCGAGAGCGGCCATCTCACGGCTGTGGTCGGCGCGAGCGATCTCGTCGTCGTCCACACCGCGCAGGCCACCCTGGTTTGCCCCAAAGACAAGGCCCAGGACATCAAGGCGCTGCTCAAGCGCCTGGGCGAAGACGCGGCGCTGAGGAAATTTTTGTGA
- the ruvX gene encoding Holliday junction resolvase RuvX: MRCLGIDYGTKRVGLAQGDEIGVATPLPALTDADETVRWRKLGELIRLRRFTELVLGYPYNMDGTVGFKAKEVDAFAARLKAEFGLPVHLVDETLTSAEAESSIAKKNRRAVRDSGLIDSRAACLILQDYLDQKLPPAISGPQ, translated from the coding sequence ATGCGTTGTCTCGGCATAGATTACGGCACCAAGCGCGTCGGCCTGGCCCAGGGCGACGAGATCGGCGTCGCCACGCCGCTGCCGGCCCTGACCGACGCCGATGAGACCGTGCGCTGGCGCAAGCTGGGCGAACTGATCCGCCTGCGTCGATTCACCGAGCTCGTCCTCGGCTATCCCTACAACATGGACGGCACCGTCGGCTTCAAGGCGAAGGAGGTCGATGCCTTCGCCGCGCGACTCAAAGCGGAGTTCGGCCTTCCCGTGCATCTCGTGGATGAAACCCTTACCAGCGCCGAGGCCGAATCCAGCATCGCCAAAAAGAACCGCCGCGCCGTCCGCGACAGCGGTCTGATCGATTCCCGCGCCGCCTGCCTGATCCTCCAGGACTACCTGGATCAGAAGCTGCCGCCGGCGATTTCCGGACCGCAATAA
- the truA gene encoding tRNA pseudouridine(38-40) synthase TruA, with amino-acid sequence MKSVVKDKPLRWKCVVAYDGTTFHGWQSQESRNTVQDLIESRLKAIFGDLIRIEGSGRTDSGVHAHAQVFHFDAAWRHGAEKLRKAIQTGLPRSILLKSVRAARPDFHARFDATGKIYRYHVHLGDADPFEVKYCWSLGRELDWAAVQATAKVLRGNHDFWAFSGENDRTYETTVRHLRRLEVKKQGRRVSFTFEADGFLYKMARSLAGALVNAGLGKIKPADVAALLKTRKRIAEVVTAPPQGLFMVKVIY; translated from the coding sequence GTGAAATCTGTGGTCAAAGACAAACCGCTGCGATGGAAGTGCGTCGTCGCTTACGACGGCACGACTTTCCATGGCTGGCAGAGCCAGGAGAGCCGCAATACGGTGCAGGATCTCATCGAGTCACGGTTGAAGGCCATCTTCGGTGATCTCATCCGCATCGAAGGCAGCGGGCGTACGGATTCGGGGGTGCATGCCCACGCGCAGGTCTTCCACTTCGACGCGGCCTGGCGTCACGGCGCGGAGAAGCTGCGCAAGGCCATCCAGACCGGGCTCCCCCGCAGCATCCTGCTCAAGTCGGTGCGCGCGGCACGGCCGGATTTTCACGCGCGGTTTGATGCCACGGGAAAAATCTACCGCTACCACGTGCATCTCGGCGATGCCGACCCCTTCGAGGTGAAATATTGCTGGTCTCTGGGCCGGGAGCTCGACTGGGCGGCGGTGCAGGCCACGGCGAAAGTCTTGCGCGGAAATCATGACTTTTGGGCCTTTTCCGGCGAGAACGACCGCACCTACGAGACCACCGTGCGACACTTGCGGCGGTTGGAGGTCAAGAAGCAGGGCCGGCGCGTATCCTTCACCTTCGAAGCCGACGGCTTTCTCTACAAGATGGCGCGCAGCCTCGCCGGCGCCCTGGTCAATGCGGGTCTAGGCAAGATAAAGCCCGCGGACGTCGCGGCGTTGCTAAAAACGCGGAAGCGCATCGCCGAAGTCGTCACCGCTCCGCCCCAGGGTTTGTTCATGGTGAAGGTGATTTACTGA